A single window of Gavia stellata isolate bGavSte3 chromosome 14, bGavSte3.hap2, whole genome shotgun sequence DNA harbors:
- the LOC104258707 gene encoding sestrin-3-like — MIVCPQSVEHPRGSRCQRLPGQVVKMSGSDPERPQFLFVKVLASRGRLEAVTQQMGYHPQYLDSFLKTQHYLMHMDGPLPFDCRHYIAIMAAARHQCRYLVNLHVLQFLRAGGDPQWLRGLDFIPPKLRNLNEINKILAHRPWLITKEHIEKLLKISEWSWSLAELVHAVVLLAHCHALASFVFGCGCEQDEGPGGRGLLKPLSPGNQCFCEATASNGCSQELLRINRKRSLDSCMELDSLRERMQRIHVETEGREETRLLQQDREEDTDGEVTGATNLACYMQDPDFGYQDFARRDEDQTQVFRVQDYSWEGHGFSLVNRLYSDIGHLLDEKFRMVDGLQSSAMAKRQGCEPSVFKRGIWNYIHCMFGIRYDDYDYAEVNQLLERMLKVYIKTVTCYPEKTNSEMFDRFWKQFKHSEKVHVNLLILEARMQAELLYALQAITQYMIS, encoded by the exons ATGATCGTGTGTCCCCAGAGCGTGGAGCACCCCCGAGGAAGCCGGTGCCAGCGGCTGCCGGGGCAG GTAGTGAAGATGTCCGGCAGCGACCCCGAGCGCCCCCAGTTCCTCTTCGTGAAGGTGCTGGCGAGCCGGGGGCGGCTGGAGGCGGTGACCCAGCAGATGGGCTACCACCCACAGTACCTCGACAGCTTCCTCAAGACACAGCACTACCTGATGCACATGGATGGCCCACTGCCCTTCGACTGCCGGCACTACATTGCTATCATG GCAGCCGCCCGGCACCAGTGCCGGTACCTGGTGAACCTGCATGTGCTGCAGTTCCTGCGGGCAGGGGGTGATCCCCAGTGGCTGCGCGGCCTTGACTTCATCCCTCCCAAACTCCGCAACCTCAATGAGATCAACAAGATCCTGGCACACCGGCCATGGCTCATCACCAAGGAGCACATTGAG aagctgctgaaaATCAGTGAGTGGAGCTGGTCGCTGGCGGAACTGGTGCACGCAGTTGTCCTCCTGGCGCACTGCCACGCGCTCGCCAGCTTTGTCTTTGGCTGTGGCTGCGAGCAGGACGAGGGGCCAGGGGGCCGAGGCTTGCTGAAGCCCTTGTCGCCTGGGAACCAGTGCTTCTGCGAAGCCACCGCCAGCAATGgctgcagccaggagctgctgcgcATCAACCGCAAGCGG TCCCTGGACTCCTGCATGGAGCTGGATTCCCTCCGGGAACGCATGCAGCGGATCCACGTGGAGActgagggcagggaggagacgaggctgctgcagcaggaccgagaggaag ATACCGATGGGGAAGTCACCGGTGCCACCAACCTTGCATGCTACATGCAGGACCCTGACTTTGGATACCAGGACTTTGCCCGGCGCGACGAGGATCAGACGCAGGTATTCAGAGTCCAG GATTACTCCTGGGAAGGCCATGGCTTCTCACTGGTCAACCGGCTCTACTCTGACATCGGTCATCTCCTGGATGAGAAGTTTCGGATGGTGGATGGCCTGCAAAGCAGTGCCATGGCCAAGCGGCAGGGCTGTGAACCCTCTGTCTTCAAGCGGGGCATCTGGAACTACATCCACTGCATGTTTGGCATTAG GTACGATGACTATGACTACGCAGAAGTGAATCAGCTCCTGGAGCGAATGCTCAAAGTTTACATTAAAACTGTAACCTGCTACCCAGAGAAGACAAACTCAGAAATGTTTGACAGGTTCTGGAAGCAGTTCAAGCACAGTGAAAAG GTTCACGTGAACCTGCTCATCCTGGAAGCCCGaatgcaggcagagctgctgtatGCGTTGCAGGCCATCACCCAGTACATGATCTCCTAG
- the IL2RG gene encoding cytokine receptor common subunit gamma codes for MAVPCAFLAPVLLLLCGLDPYLAAARSPPGVECVLFNEEYMTCIWGSRETLTANYSLYYWYENRSPMVECKHYLRDGDISIGCHFNQSEIIQFQPFHVLINASLDGSTLEIPSKRMELQDLVKPGAPVNLTIRNMGSNQLQLTWTSPYPKAHCLEHAVKYKSNKDTSWMEHKVKGDVFSFPSVDYEKYYTFYVRSKINSYCGSTQLWSEWSVPVVWGSNSTSKGAAEEQLHWFWIHTVLIPIASCLLLLVLVVLLVRMERVWVILMPRIPNPSKNFDELFITHNGNFQEWAGVTKDIVESFKPNYSESICYVSELPAKNSYEPLWESSNQPPVMPGALATPREHSPYKNSYVGV; via the exons ATGGCGGTGCCCTGTGCCTTCCTCGcgcccgtcctcctcctcctctgcggGCTGGACCCCTACCTTgctgctgcccgcagccccccag GGGTGGAGTGTGTCCTCTTCAACGAGGAGTACATGACCTGCATATGGGGGAGCAGAGAGACGCTCACGGCCAACTACTCCCTCTACTACTG GTATGAGAACAGGTCCCCCATGGTGGAGTGCAAGCACTACCTGAGGGACGGAGACATCAGCATCGGCTGCCACTTCAACCAGAGCGAGATCATCCAGTTCCAGCCTTTCCATGTTCTCATCAATGCCAGCCTTGACGGCAGTACCCTGGAGATCCCCAGCAAGCGCATGGAGCTGCAGGACCTGG TGAAACCAGGGGCGCCTGTCAATCTGACCATCCGCAACATGGGCAGCAACCAGCTGCAGCTGACCTGGACCTCGCCGTACCCCAAAGCCCACTGCCTGGAGCATGCCGTCAAGTACAAGAGCAACAAGGACACCAGCTGGATG GAGCACAAGGTGAAAGGAGAcgtcttctccttccccagcgTGGACTACGAGAAGTACTACACCTTCTATGTGCGCAGCAAGATCAACAGCTACTGTGGCAGCACCCAGCTCTGGAGCGAGTGGAGCGTCCCCGTGGTCTGGGGTAGCAACTCCACCAGCAAGG GTGCAGCAGAGGAACAGCTGCACTGGTTCTGGATCCACACGGTCTTGATCCCCAttgcctcctgcctgctcttgctggtccttgTTGTCCTGCTGGTGCGCATGGAAAG GGTGTGGGTCATCCTCATGCCCCGAATCCCCAACCCCAGCAAGAACTTCGACGAGCTCTTCATCACCCACAATGGCAACTTCCAG GAATGGGCCGGAGTCACCAAAGACATCGTGGAGAGCTTCAAGCCCAACTACAGCGAGAGTATATGCTATGTGAGTGAGCTGCCTGCCAAGAACAGCTACGAGCCCCTCTGGGAGAGCAGCAACCAACCACCAGTGATGCCGGGGGCCCTGGCCACCCCCCGCGAACACAGCCCCTACAAGAACAGCTATGTGGGAGTGTGA